The sequence GCGCATCACGTCGCGCTCACGGTCGGTCAGCTCGTCCAGGGCGTGGCGCAGGGTGCGCTGGGCTTGGCGTTCGGCCAGCACGCTTTCACTTTGGATCAAGGCTTGTTGAACCCGATCGACCAAAGCGTTGTCCGAAAACGGCTTCTCCACAAAATCGAACGCCCCTTGCTTGACCGCCGCCACCGCCGTCGGCACATCCCCATGACCGGTGAGAAAAATCACCGGCAGCACCTGCGCCAGCCCCCGTTCCACCAACCGTTCAAACAACGCCAAACCGCTCATCCCGGGCATCCGCACATCCAGCAGCAAACACGACGGCGCCAACGGCCACGCCTGGGCACCATGCACCAGCCGCTGCGCCACCATCTCCTCGAACGCTTCCGCGTTGCCAAACCCCTCGGACACCAAACGGCGTGAACGCAGCAGCCAGGCCAGCGCGTCGCGCACCACGTCCTCGTCGTCCACCAAATACACCATGGGCAGGCCAAAACGGCCCGAAGCTGCGGGCGGGGAAGCGACGGTCATGAGGAGGCTGGTGCAGGGCGGTGAATCGGATCGGGAGCTGCGAGCGTAAACCGGAACACCGTCCCGGGGCAGGGGGATGAGCCCGAAGTCTCCGCCGGGCCAAAGTCCAACGCCCCGCCGTGCTGCTCCACCACCGTGCGGCACAAAGACAGCCCCAACCCCATGCCCTCCGTTTTGGTGGTGAAAAACGGTGTGAACAACTGCGCCGCCACGTCGGGCGCGATGCCATGGCCCGCATCGATGATTTCAAAACACACCCGCCGCGCCGCCGCATCCGGCGTGACGCGCAAGCGCAGCACGCGGGCGGCCAATGGCGTGTCGCGCTCCATGGCTTGGATGCCGTTGCGCGTCAGGTTGAGCAACACCTGTTCGACCATGGTGCGATCCGCCAGCACACGCGGAATCGGCCGGGCGATTTCCACCTCCACTCGCGTGCCACTCTTGCGCGCTTGCAGCCGCACCAAGGGCAACACCGCTTCGATGAGCTGATCAACCGCCAGCACCTCCCGCGCATGTTCCCGCCGCCGCACAAACCCATGCACGCTTTTGATGATGCGCCCGGCCCGCTCGGCCTGCTCGGCGATGCGCTCCAGGGCTTGGCGCAACAAAGGGGGCAACTCTGGGTCGTGCGGTGAATCGGCCAGCAAGTTCAGCGAACCTGCGGCATAACTCGCCATCGCCGCCAGCGGTTGATTCAGTTCATGGCTGAGCAGCGAGGCCATCTCGCCCACCGTGGCCAGCCGGGCTGTGGCCTGCAACCGCTCTTGCTGCTGGCGCGACAGTTCTTCCATGCGCCGCTCGGCGCTCACGTCGAGGATGGCACTCATCCAACCCGCATGGCGCCCCAAACGATCGAACATCGGCGCTTCGTAAATCATCACCGGGAAGCGTTCGCCGTTGTGACGCACGAACACCGTTTCGAACCCCTGACGCTGTGGCGAGGGCGAATCGGCGGGCGGCAAGGTCAGGCGCTCGGCTTGGCGCTGACGGTAGTTGTCGGCATGCTCGGGAGGCCAGTAAGGGGGCGCATCGCTGCCGATCAAGCTGGACGCCGGCCAGCCCACCATCTGGCAAAACGCCGGGTTGACGTAGGTGACGCGCCCCTGCACATCCCGCGCCCGCAAACCCGTGACGAGGGAATCCTCCATCGCCAGCGCTTCGGCCAAAGCCTGCTCGGCTTGGGAGCGGCGGCGCATGTCCCACGCCAGCACGCCCACCAGCCCCAGCAAGCCCAGGGACAGCCCCAGCACCAACGCCGTGGCCAAGTTCGGAATCCACCCCGGATGACCTTGGATGGAATCGGCTCGCAGCAACAACGGATTGCCCGGCACATCCACCAAGCGGGTGCCCTGGTACACCCCCAAGCCGCGCACGCTGCCGGCGCGCACCAAGCGCGTGCCATCGGGTTCGATGAGCGAAAACTCGTGGTGTTGCGCATCCGTGCTGCGGCTGGCTTCCTCCAACAAAGTGCCCAGCCCGAGGGTCAGCACCATCACGCCGCCGCTGGCGCTGGCGGGGGCCAGCGGGATGCACACATCCAACACTTCCACCCCGACGCCATCGGCCTGGGGCACGAAGTAAGAGCGCGAATACGCCGGCGCCAGCGTGCGCAGCGCGTGCGCGCAAGCACTGAGCAGCTCAATCTCCAGCGAGGGCCGCGCAATGTGGGCAAACAGCGGCGGCCCGCTCCAGGTCGCATCGACAGCAGCGCGCAGGTTCAACCGCTCGTCACGCCGCTCCAAACGCAACATGCCGCGATGCTGGCGCAGCAGCGTCGCCGCCGATTCGCGCCACTGCGGCAGCGGCGGTTCGTTCCACATCAAAGATTGGGCGCTTTGCTGGGCGCGCAACATGAGCCGGCGCAGTTCGTTGGCGGCGCTGGCGGCGGTGGCTTCGGCCTGGTCTTGCGTGCGGGTGGCTTCGTGGCTGCGCGTCAGCCGCACCAAGGCCGACTGCGCCACCAACAACAGCGCCACCAACGCCCCCCACAGCAACCATCGTGTGCGGCGCCGAGGCCGCCAGGGGGGCGAAGGAGTGTCCAAAGGGGAAGGGGCTGCGGGCACGTCGGTCATGTGGGGAGTATCGACCGGGGGCTGGGGGAAGATACGCATTACCGCGCATGTGCGCCGCCCACAGGCGCGGCACACTCTGTCGCCAAGCTGACTCCTAGAATCGATGCCCCCTCACCCGGTTGCCACGCATGTCATTCGTCGATGGCGGCCTTTTCTCCTCCTCCAAGGATCGCGATGCCCAACACGCCTGAAGAAAAGCGCGCCGAGTTGCGCCGTGCTGCACTCGAATACCACGAGTTCCCGACGCCCGGCAAGATCGAAGTCAACGCCACCAAGCAGCTCATTAACCAGCGCGATCTGGCCTTGGCCTACTCCCCTGGTGTGGCCGCTGCTTGCGAGGAGATCGTCGAAGACCCGGCCAACGCTTTCCGCTACACCTCACGCGGCAACCTCGTGGCGGTGGTGACCAACGGCACCGCCGTGCTCGGTCTGGGTGACATTGGCCCACTGGCCGCCAAGCCGGTGATGGAAGGCAAGGGCGTGCTGTTCAAAAAGTTCGCTGGCATCGACGTGTTCGACTTGGAAATCAAGGAAAACAACCTCGACAAGCTGGTGGACATCATCGCCGCGCTGGAACCCACCTTCGGCGGCATCAACCTCGAAGACATCAAGGCGCCGGATTGTTTTTACGTCGAGCGCAAGCTGCGCGAGCGCCTCAGCATCCCTGTGTTCCACGATGACCAGCACGGCACGGCCATCGTTGTCGGTGCGGCGCTGCTCAACGGCCTGAAGGTGGTCGGCAAGAACATCAAACAGGTCAAGCTCGTTTCCTCCGGCGCTGGCGCTGCGGCGCTGGCTTGCCTGAACTTGCTGGTCAAGCTCGGCCTGCCGCGTGAAAACATTTTCGTCACCGACCTGGCTGGCGTGGTTTACAAAGGCCGCGTCGAGCTGATGGATCCGGACAAGGCCGAGTTTGCCCAAGACACCCCGCACCGCAGCCTGCGCGAAGCCATTGCCGGCGCGGACATCTTCTTGGGCCTGTCGGCTGGCGGCGTGCTGAAGCCCGACATGGTGGCCAGCATGGCGGAAAAACCGCTGGTGTTCGCCCTGGCCAACCCGACGCCGGAAATCATGCCGGAAGAGGTCAAGGCCGTGCGCGACGACGCCATCATGGCCACCGGGCGCACGGACTACCCCAACCAAGTGAACAACGTCCTGTGTTTCCCGTACATCTTCCGGGGCGCGCTGGACTGCGGTGCCACGACGATCACCGACGAGATGGAGATTGCCGCCGTTCACGCCATCGCCGAACTGGCCCAGGCCGAGCAGAACGACGTGGTGGCCGCTGCTTACGCCGGCCAGAGCCTGAGCTTCGGCCCGGATTACCTCATCCCGAAGCCGTTCGACCCGCGTTTGATGATGCAAATCGCGCCAGCGGTGGCCGAAGCGGCGCAAGCGTGCGGCGTGGCCACGCGCCCGATCGCCGACTTTGACGCCTACCGCGAGAAACTGCACGCCTTCGTGTACGCCTCGGGCACCATCATGAAGCCGATTTTTGCTGTGGCGAAGAAGGCCAAAGCCAAGCGCGTGGCGTTTGCCGAAGGCGAAGATCGCCGCGTGCTGCGCGCACTGCAAGTGGTGGTGGACGAAGGTTTGGCGCGGCCCGTGTTGGTGGGGCGTCGGGTGATCATCGCCAAGCGCGTGGAGCAAATGGGCTTGCGCTTGCAAGAGGGGCGCGATTACGAAGTCATCAACATTGACGACGATCCGCGTTACCGTGACTTCTGGCAAACCTACCACCGCATGATGGAGCGCCGAGGTGTGACCGAGCAGTTCGCCAAAATCGAAATGCGCCGGCGCCTGACGCTGATCTCCAGCATGCTGCTGCACAAGGGCGATGTGGACGGCATGATCTGCGGCACCTGGGGCTCACCCACCATGCACCTGCACCACATCGATGCGGTGATCGGCAAGCGGGCGGGCGTCAAAACCTACGCTTGCATGAACGGGTTGATGTTGCCGGGCCGCCAAGTATTCTTGGTAGACACCCACATCAACTACGACCCGACAGCCGAGCAACTGTGCGAAATCACCATCTTGGCCGCCGAGGAAATGCTGCGCTTCGGGATTCAGCCCAAGGCGGCGTTGCTGTCACACTCGAACTTCGGTTCGGCGGACACCCCCAGCGCGGTGAAAATGCGCCAGACGCTGGCCCTGGTGCGCGAGCAGGCCCCCTGGCTGGAAGTGGACGGCGAAATGCACGGTGACACCGCTCTGGACGCCGCCGCTCGCGCCGAACTCATGCCGCGCAGCACGCTCAAGGGCGAAGCCAACCTGCTGGTGCTGCCCAACATGGACGCGGCCAACATCAGCTACAACCTGCTGAAGACCGCCGCCGGCGGTGGCATTGCGATTGGGCCGGTGTTGCTGGGCGCTTCGCAGCCGGTACACATCCTGACGCCGTCGGCCACGGTGCGCCGCATTGTCAACATGACGGCGCTCACCGTCGCGGACGCCAACGCCAGCCGCTGATCCCCAGGATCGGGGGGCGTTATCGAGCCAATTGCCTGTTTTTAAGGCAATTGGCTTGTGGTTTCACACCCGATGGGCTACGATCGTGGTTTACGTCTTCAGGGTAAACCCGTGGCTCGCTCTTTTTCCTGGCCGCTGTTAGGCGTGCTGGGTCGGCTCTTGCAACCTGTGGCACGCGGCGCGTTGGTGGCAACTGTGACCATCTCAGCGAGTGTGTGGAGTGTACCTGCACTGGCGCGTGAGCCGTTGCCGGCCGTTGAAGCTGAAGCAGCGTTGCCCGTTGTCACCTGGGCGGAGCTGCCCAGCCAAGCGCGCAAAACCTACCGTTTGATTTTGGCCGGAGGGCCGTTTCCCTACGAGAAGGACGGGACGGTTTTTGGCAATCGCGAGCGCTTGTTGCCGCGCAAACCACGAGGCCATTATCGCGAGTACACCGTGCCGACGCCGGGTTCGCGAGATCGCGGTGCGCGGCGCATGGTCTGTGCGGGGGAAGTGCCTAAAGAGCCCGAGGCGTGCTTCTACACCGAAGACCACTATGCGAGTTTCCGGCGCGTGGCGCCCTAGGAAACCGGTGGGCAGTCCCCAGATTCTTAAATCAAGCGAGCTCTTTGAACACAGGAGGTACGCGACCATGCAATTGCAATCCGTCCGTCCCAACATCGTCCAGGCCATCCGTGCTTATCGGGTGGACGACCTGCTGCGGGCTGCGCAAGACGCCGGCCAACATTTTCTCTACGCCAACCTGACCGAGGCCCAGTCCAAGCAAGATGTGCTGGAGACCATCGCCACGTCGTTTCTGTTTCCGGCCCACTACGGCAAAAATCTGGACGCGCTCTACGATTGCATGACCGACTTGGTTCACAAAGCCGGATCGCAGCCCGGTTTCGTGGTGGTGTTGGAGCAAATCCCCGATAACGCCAAGTTTGACCGCGAAGCCCGCGAACAACTGCTGGATGTTTTCCGTGATGCGGCCGATTTTTGGGCCGAACGCAAAATCGCTTTCCGCTGTTTTTATTCGTTTGCCGTGGCGCGCTCGCAAGAGAACGGCACCTGGGAACGTGAAACCGTGCCGGAAAAGCCCATCTCGAAAGCCAGCGCCAAAAGCGGGTTCAACCCCAACTTTGGCACCAACATGTCGATGATGAGCAGCGCCTTCGACACGGCCATGTGGCTCAACGCGGCTGCTTGAGCGTCTGAACCCTGGGAATTTGATCTGCCCCACAGGTTCAAAATCCGAAAGGTCTACGCTGGCTCTGGTTGGGGTTCAACTCACTGGAGTCAGCGATGAAAACAGCACGAAAAGTTTGGATGTCTCGCGTGATGCACGGCGCGGCCATGCTGGTTTTGCTGGGTGGCGGGTTCGGTGGGACGGCACAAGTTCAGGCCCAAGACACGGCGCAAGCCACCCCGCTCAAACGCTACGTGTACGTCGCGGGCGGGGCCCAGGTGAAAGACACCCGCACCGGGCTAACGTGGCAGCGGTGTTCTGTGGGCCAGGTGTGGCGCCAGCGCACTTGTGTGGGAGAACCCACCAAGCTGCGGTATGACGACGCCATCGCGCTGGCTGAACAAACCCCCGGCTGGCGCTTGCCCCAGGTGTACGAACTGGTCAGCTTGGTGGATTACAGCCGCTACGATCCTGCGATCGATCTGAAGGCGTTCCCGACCACGCCTGCCTATTACTACTGGACGGCCACCATCGTTGCCGAACACCCCACTTACGCCTGGGATGTGAACTTCGACAGCGGGGACGTGACCCAGAGCGGGCTGGTGCAGGAGAGCTACGTTCGGCTGGTCAAGGCGTCAAGCACCCCGCCAAAGCGGTGAACTCTGCCACGGGCACTTCCTCGGCACGGCGCTGCAAGTCGAACGTGTGCGCGATGCCTTGCTCATCCAGCCAGCGCCCCAGGCTGTGCCTCAGCAGCTTGCGGCGCTGCGAGAACGCCACGGTCATCATGGTTTCGAAGCGCGCTGCGTCCAGCGCGGCGGGTTGAGCCCAGGGAATCATGCGCACCACCGCCGAATCCACTTTGGGCGGTGGATCGAACGATTCGGGCGGCACGTCCAGCACCGACTCGATGTGGTAGCGCCATTGCAACATCACCGACAGGCGGCCATACACCTTGCTGCCCGGCTCGGCGGCCATGCGATCGACCACTTCCTTTTGCAGCATGAAATGCTGATCCTCGATCCGATCGGCCCAAGGCAGCAAGTGGAACAGGATCGGCGACGAGATGTTGTAAGGCAGGTTGCCCGCAATGCGCAGCTTGCCCCCGCTGGGGCACAGCGTGTCGGCCAGCGCGCCGAAGTCCACCTTGAGCACGTCCGATTCGATCACCCGCAGGCCGGGTTCACGGCGCAACCGCTCGGCCAGATCACGATCGAGTTCGATCACGGTCAGCGGATCGCAGTGGGCGCGCAGCGGGCGTGTCAGGGCCCCCAGGCCGGGGCCGATTTCGATCAGCGCTTGGCCATGTTGTGGTTCGATGGCCCGCACGATGCCGTCGATGATGGCGCCATCGGTCAGAAAATTCTGGCCAAAGCGTTTGCGGGCGTGATGGTCGCTGCCAGCGGCACCTCGGCTCATAGGGGGGGGTCTCGCAGTTCAATATAGGCGCGTGAGCGCAACTCGTCGATCCACTCGGCGTAGGTTTGGCCGAATTTGCGTTCGCGCACGGCGTTGCGCGCCTGTTCGCGCACTTGGCGGGGGTCTAGCGCCACCTGGCGCCGATCCACGACTTGGATCAGATGCACCCCAAAGCGCGACAGCACCGGTGCCGAAACACCACCGACGCCCAGCGCATTCATGGCTTTCTCAAACTCCGGCACCAGTTGGCCCGGCGACAGCCAGCCCAAGTCACCACCGCGTGCGGCGCTGCCGTCTTCCGAATACTGCTGCGCCAGTTGCTCGAAGCTGCGCTTGCCCTGGGCCACTTGATCCCGGAACTCACCCATGCGGCGCACCGCCTCGTCACTGGACAACCCCGCTGAGGGGCGCAACAGGATGTGGCGTGCCCGTGTTTGCGTCACATTGAGCGCGCTTTCACTTTGGCGCGCCAGCAACTTGAGGATGTGGAACCCTGCCGAGCTGCGCACCACACGCGGGCTGAATTGCCCGACAGCCAAATTGCGGACGGTGTCCACAAACACGTCGGGCAGGCGGCTGCTGGGGCGCAAGCCGATCTCTCCGCCTCGGCTGCGTTCCATGCCTTCGGACAGCTCTTTGGCCAAGCGGTCGAAAGGCTCGCCACTGCGCAAGCGGGCCAGGGTCATGTCCACCAGGGCTTGGCGCTGGGCCACGGTGGCGGCATTGGCCCCCTCCGGGACGCTGACAAAAATCTGGGCGATGTTGAGTTGTACCTCGCCGGAGACCTGGGTGCGTTGTTCGCCCAGAAATGCATCCACGTCGGCTTCACTGACGCGGATGCGAGGCAACACATCGCGTTCACGCACGCGGTCGGCCAGCAGTTGATCACTCAGGTTGGCGCGGAAGCGGGCGAAGTCCATCCCTTCAGCGCGCAGCCGCTCGCGCAGCGCCTCGACGGTGAGTTGGTTCACGCTGGCGATGGTCTGAACGTTGCGATCCAGTTCGGTTTCGTCGATGCGCACCCCGGTTTCCCGGGCGTGGGTGATGACCACCCGCTCGTCGATCAGCGAGGACAGGGCTTGCTGGTACAGCGCTGCATCGCCCGGGACGGTGGTGCGGGCGTTGCGCATCTCCTGGGCCATGCGCACTGCGCGCTGTTCCACTTCCTTGTGGGTGACCACTTCGGCATTGACCACCGCCACGATGTAGTCGGCGGTGCGAACGGGGGTCTGGGCCTGCGCGGACAAAGCCGCTGCCAAGCACAGGGCCGGCCACAGCCGGCGCGCGTGTTTTCGCAGATTCATGGGGAGTCGTTGTCTCGCAGCAGGCGGTAGCCGGGAATGTTGTCTTTGAGGGTCTGCAAAGGGTTGGTGCCCAGGCGAGACAGCCCGACCAACTCCAGTTGCAGCATCACCCGTGTGGTGGCGCCGGTGCTGCCGGTGGTCACCCGCTGCGCCACAGCGCGCATGATCCAGCAGCCAGCGTCGTACTCAATGCCGGCCAGGGAGTCGGCCAGGCGGCTGTCGCGCATGTTGTAACTCACCCGGCCGATGCCATAGAGCACCCGCTGGCAACCGCCCGAACCCGCCCCCGGATCGCCCCGGTAGATCGGCCACTGCCACGCCAATTCGGTTTGTTCGGTCAGTTGCCGGGTGTAGCGGTAGGTGGCGGCCAAGGTGTGGAAGGGCGCGGGCTGGTAGCGCACAGAAGCCAGGGTGCGCACCGGACGCTTGAAATCGAAGTCGTACTGCAACGCCGAGTCGGCATACCAGTGCGGGTGGAGGCGCCCGGAGGCGAACAGCAAAATGTCCGAAAAATTGCTTGAACTGTTGCCGTTGCTGCCGGTGGCGGTCAGGCGCTGGGGGCGGAACAGGTAACGCTGGGCGGCACCAAAGCGCAGCACTTCGACCCCGTTTTGCCGATCCAGCAAGCGGCTGGTGGCGCCGAAGGTGACTTGGTTGGCGTCCGAAATGCGGTCGATGCCGGTGAAGGCGTTGTCGGCGTAAATCGAGACGGCGTTGAAGTCGCTGACGGCGGTGTCGAACAGCGGCAAGTCGTCTTGGGGGCGGTAGGGGGTGTAGACGTAGTGGATGCGGGGCTCCAGCGTCTGCACCATCGACTGGCCGAACGGCGTGGCGTCCCGCTCAAAACGCAACCCGGCATCCATGCTGAACGTCGGGACGTTGCGCTGGCGGGTGAGGTTGATGGGGCGGCCCAAGGGCACCCCATCGTCACGGGTGATCAGGTCACTCTCGGCTTGTTTGATGTAGTGGTAACGGTAGCTCGCTTGGTTCAGGCTCAGTTGCGGGGTGAACCACGCCCAGCCGTTGTCCCACGGGCGCGAGATGCTTTGCGTCAGGTGCAAACGCCGGCCTTCCTGGGGCAGGGTTGGGGTGTTGAGAACGCCGGTGGGCAGCAGGGCGCCCTGGGTGAAGTGGTTGGCTTCGGCTTCAGCGTTGTAGCGCAGGCCCCATGGCCCTTCAACCTGGGCACGCAACCCGATCTGAGGTTGGCGTTGGTAGGGCGGGGTGATCCACGCGCTGCTGTCTTGCAGCACCTGCCAAGTTTGCACCCGGGCGTAGCTTTCGAGGGCCACGAAGCGATCCACTTGCCAAGCCCCCTGCGTCCAGACTTGGCGGGGCAACAGCCGGGGGGTCAGGCTGGGCAGATAGTCGCTGAAGTCCTTCCAGTAGGCATCGTCTGAGGCGTGTTCGCTGTGCATGCCGTAGCGCAGCCCCAGCGCGGGCAGCTCACCTTCGTGTTCCAACAGGGTGCTGTAGCGTTCGCGCTCTTGCACACGGTCATTGGGGAGCAGGTGGTATTCCAGGCGCCCAGCGTTGCGTTCCAGCAAATAACGGAAATCGCCACGCAAGCCGCTGCCGCGTTTGGTGGACACCTCCGGGGCCAGCGTCGCATCCAAGTTGGGGGCGATGCGCCAGTAGTACGGCACGCTGATGGCGGCCCCGGCGGTCGTGTCGATGCTCAACGAGGGCAGCAGCCACCCGGACTTGGGCGCATCCGTGGCCGGGAAACTCAACACCGGCAACGCCAGAATCGGGGTGCCCAAAAAGCGCAGCACCGCGCCTTCGGCCCGGCCTTCGTTGTGTTCGAAGTCCAGGCTGAGGTGGTCCATGCGCAGCACCCAGTCCGGTTCTTCGCCGGCGGGGCGGTCGCAACTGCTGTAGGCCACCTCGTTGGCAGACAAACTGCGCGTGCCATCGAAAGCCAAGTCCCGGGCTTGCCCCCCTGCCTGAGCGCGGCTGAGGCGAAAACGCGGGGCTTGCAGCTCGCCACGCTGGGTGTTGAGCACGTAGGAGGCTTGTTCGCTGTCGAACTGGTTACCGCCTTGGGTGATGTGAACCTGGCCCTGGGCAATGACCCGATCCTGCTCATGCAGGTAACGCAGCCGGTCGGCTGTCAGGGTCAGGCCGGCGCGGCGCAGTTCCACCGCCCCATCGGCCAGCGTTTCTTGGGCCAACTGGCTGCGCAGTGAGCTGGCTTGCAGTTCGACAGGGCTGTTCGGATCCTCAGGCTCCGTGGCCGGAGGGCGTGCCCGCTGCGAAGGATCCGGCGTACACGAGAGCGCATTGGCTTGGGCCCAAGTTGCCATCGAAGCCAGCACGCCGATGCTGACCGCACGCAGCAGCAGAGGCGGTCGAGGGCCTGCCTGGCGGTGGCGTGCAGGGGCGGGAAAGGACTCGGACACAAGACGACAAATGAGAGCTGGCATGGTAACGGCCGCGTCGTCTGGCCGGTCATCGATAAAATTTTCGAATTATCCACGAGGCTTGTTGGCCCATTCGGCCTATTTCCATGACCACTCCTTGCTCCACCGCCGTCACCACGCCCGACACCCTCGCCTGGCCCGATCCAGCCCGCCGTGTCGCCTTCGAACAGTGGTTGGCGCCACTGGTGAGCCCGCATGGCCTGTGTCCCGACACCTTGGCCCCCGCCTCTGCCGATGCCAGCTTCCGGCGTTACCTGCGCTTGGCCACCACGGCGGGCGGCAGCGTGATCGTCATGGATGCGCCGCCCGCTCACGAGGACGTGCACCCTTTCTTGCACGTCGCTGGGTTGATGCACGCGGCGGGTTTGCAGGCGCCACGCATCTTGGCCGCCGACGAAGCGCAAGGCTTTTTGCTGCTTGAAGACCTGGGCCAACAGCTCTACTTGGACGCGCTGCAAGCCGATGGCCGAGCGCAAGCCGAGCCGCTGATGCGCCAGGCGGTGGCCGCGCTGGTGCAGTGGCAACGCGGCGTCAACCCGATCAGCCTGCCGCCCTACGACGAAGCCTTGTTGCGCCGCGAGCTGGCGCTGTTTTCCGAGTGGTGCGTGCAGCGTGAGTACGGCGTGAGCTGGACGCCGGTTCAACAAGCCCACTGGCAGCGCCTGTGCGACAAACTGGTGGCCAGCGCCCTGGCGCAGCCGACAGTGGCGGTGCATCGGGACTGGATGCCCCGCAACCTGATGGTGACCCCGCAAGGCGTGGGCATCCTGGATTTTCAAGATGCGGTGTGCGGCCCGATCAGTTACGACGTGGCCTCACTCCTGCGCGATGCATTCCTCTCGTGGGAAGAAGAACAGGAAATTGATTGGGCCGTGCGTTACTGGAGCAGCGCCCGCAAGGCCGAGCTGGACGTGCCCGACGATTTCGGTG is a genomic window of Vitreoscilla filiformis containing:
- a CDS encoding response regulator transcription factor is translated as MTVASPPAASGRFGLPMVYLVDDEDVVRDALAWLLRSRRLVSEGFGNAEAFEEMVAQRLVHGAQAWPLAPSCLLLDVRMPGMSGLALFERLVERGLAQVLPVIFLTGHGDVPTAVAAVKQGAFDFVEKPFSDNALVDRVQQALIQSESVLAERQAQRTLRHALDELTDRERDVMRLVIEGRPNKLIADALDISVRTVEVHRARVFEKMNVRSAVELANLLRGV
- a CDS encoding PAS domain-containing sensor histidine kinase, whose translation is MTDVPAAPSPLDTPSPPWRPRRRTRWLLWGALVALLLVAQSALVRLTRSHEATRTQDQAEATAASAANELRRLMLRAQQSAQSLMWNEPPLPQWRESAATLLRQHRGMLRLERRDERLNLRAAVDATWSGPPLFAHIARPSLEIELLSACAHALRTLAPAYSRSYFVPQADGVGVEVLDVCIPLAPASASGGVMVLTLGLGTLLEEASRSTDAQHHEFSLIEPDGTRLVRAGSVRGLGVYQGTRLVDVPGNPLLLRADSIQGHPGWIPNLATALVLGLSLGLLGLVGVLAWDMRRRSQAEQALAEALAMEDSLVTGLRARDVQGRVTYVNPAFCQMVGWPASSLIGSDAPPYWPPEHADNYRQRQAERLTLPPADSPSPQRQGFETVFVRHNGERFPVMIYEAPMFDRLGRHAGWMSAILDVSAERRMEELSRQQQERLQATARLATVGEMASLLSHELNQPLAAMASYAAGSLNLLADSPHDPELPPLLRQALERIAEQAERAGRIIKSVHGFVRRREHAREVLAVDQLIEAVLPLVRLQARKSGTRVEVEIARPIPRVLADRTMVEQVLLNLTRNGIQAMERDTPLAARVLRLRVTPDAAARRVCFEIIDAGHGIAPDVAAQLFTPFFTTKTEGMGLGLSLCRTVVEQHGGALDFGPAETSGSSPCPGTVFRFTLAAPDPIHRPAPASS
- a CDS encoding NADP-dependent malic enzyme; translated protein: MAAFSPPPRIAMPNTPEEKRAELRRAALEYHEFPTPGKIEVNATKQLINQRDLALAYSPGVAAACEEIVEDPANAFRYTSRGNLVAVVTNGTAVLGLGDIGPLAAKPVMEGKGVLFKKFAGIDVFDLEIKENNLDKLVDIIAALEPTFGGINLEDIKAPDCFYVERKLRERLSIPVFHDDQHGTAIVVGAALLNGLKVVGKNIKQVKLVSSGAGAAALACLNLLVKLGLPRENIFVTDLAGVVYKGRVELMDPDKAEFAQDTPHRSLREAIAGADIFLGLSAGGVLKPDMVASMAEKPLVFALANPTPEIMPEEVKAVRDDAIMATGRTDYPNQVNNVLCFPYIFRGALDCGATTITDEMEIAAVHAIAELAQAEQNDVVAAAYAGQSLSFGPDYLIPKPFDPRLMMQIAPAVAEAAQACGVATRPIADFDAYREKLHAFVYASGTIMKPIFAVAKKAKAKRVAFAEGEDRRVLRALQVVVDEGLARPVLVGRRVIIAKRVEQMGLRLQEGRDYEVINIDDDPRYRDFWQTYHRMMERRGVTEQFAKIEMRRRLTLISSMLLHKGDVDGMICGTWGSPTMHLHHIDAVIGKRAGVKTYACMNGLMLPGRQVFLVDTHINYDPTAEQLCEITILAAEEMLRFGIQPKAALLSHSNFGSADTPSAVKMRQTLALVREQAPWLEVDGEMHGDTALDAAARAELMPRSTLKGEANLLVLPNMDAANISYNLLKTAAGGGIAIGPVLLGASQPVHILTPSATVRRIVNMTALTVADANASR
- a CDS encoding barstar family protein, which produces MQLQSVRPNIVQAIRAYRVDDLLRAAQDAGQHFLYANLTEAQSKQDVLETIATSFLFPAHYGKNLDALYDCMTDLVHKAGSQPGFVVVLEQIPDNAKFDREAREQLLDVFRDAADFWAERKIAFRCFYSFAVARSQENGTWERETVPEKPISKASAKSGFNPNFGTNMSMMSSAFDTAMWLNAAA
- the rsmA gene encoding 16S rRNA (adenine(1518)-N(6)/adenine(1519)-N(6))-dimethyltransferase RsmA — its product is MSRGAAGSDHHARKRFGQNFLTDGAIIDGIVRAIEPQHGQALIEIGPGLGALTRPLRAHCDPLTVIELDRDLAERLRREPGLRVIESDVLKVDFGALADTLCPSGGKLRIAGNLPYNISSPILFHLLPWADRIEDQHFMLQKEVVDRMAAEPGSKVYGRLSVMLQWRYHIESVLDVPPESFDPPPKVDSAVVRMIPWAQPAALDAARFETMMTVAFSQRRKLLRHSLGRWLDEQGIAHTFDLQRRAEEVPVAEFTALAGCLTP
- a CDS encoding Lcl C-terminal domain-containing protein — encoded protein: MSRVMHGAAMLVLLGGGFGGTAQVQAQDTAQATPLKRYVYVAGGAQVKDTRTGLTWQRCSVGQVWRQRTCVGEPTKLRYDDAIALAEQTPGWRLPQVYELVSLVDYSRYDPAIDLKAFPTTPAYYYWTATIVAEHPTYAWDVNFDSGDVTQSGLVQESYVRLVKASSTPPKR
- a CDS encoding peptidylprolyl isomerase → MNLRKHARRLWPALCLAAALSAQAQTPVRTADYIVAVVNAEVVTHKEVEQRAVRMAQEMRNARTTVPGDAALYQQALSSLIDERVVITHARETGVRIDETELDRNVQTIASVNQLTVEALRERLRAEGMDFARFRANLSDQLLADRVRERDVLPRIRVSEADVDAFLGEQRTQVSGEVQLNIAQIFVSVPEGANAATVAQRQALVDMTLARLRSGEPFDRLAKELSEGMERSRGGEIGLRPSSRLPDVFVDTVRNLAVGQFSPRVVRSSAGFHILKLLARQSESALNVTQTRARHILLRPSAGLSSDEAVRRMGEFRDQVAQGKRSFEQLAQQYSEDGSAARGGDLGWLSPGQLVPEFEKAMNALGVGGVSAPVLSRFGVHLIQVVDRRQVALDPRQVREQARNAVRERKFGQTYAEWIDELRSRAYIELRDPPL
- a CDS encoding ribonuclease, which gives rise to MARSFSWPLLGVLGRLLQPVARGALVATVTISASVWSVPALAREPLPAVEAEAALPVVTWAELPSQARKTYRLILAGGPFPYEKDGTVFGNRERLLPRKPRGHYREYTVPTPGSRDRGARRMVCAGEVPKEPEACFYTEDHYASFRRVAP